A genomic region of Xanthomonas campestris pv. phormiicola contains the following coding sequences:
- a CDS encoding TonB-dependent receptor has protein sequence MASRQGRGISQASAHVLAAAIVVALATAPAGAQTTVNADDAQITALDRVEVTATPIPGTLIDADHLPYTVQIATADDIARSQAGNLTDFLLRQMNGVDTNEVQGSPFQTDLTFRGFRASALPGASQGVSVYLDGVRMNEPFADIVSWDMMPEAAIRSVVLMPGSNPLFGPNTLGGALAFTTQSGLSAPGLRADLSFGSGARKRLDASYGYAGRDGLHAFVAVTGFDEDGWRDASEGRLGTVFAKGGRQGENIDWDVSLLHGRSRLIGNGLLPGSRYTDDGIESGLYEADRDAVYTSPDLTRNRNTLLTAQLDHRFDTDTSLHLLAYYREGRRDTVNGDINEDYEEFVEDCADGYAADGTPLDDDCTVSRADADALHSGVLNTTQMRQSAEGVALNFSRQAGAHALSLGATYDRNRVRYRQYAQEAFVEDDRAVVADPDEERAFFSGVSGRSSTLGVFAADTWEVGEATHVTGALRWNRVEVSNVLSTAEDGALPRERFVFAKANPSLGITQRLGGGVTAFASASQNSRAPTAIELGCADPEQPCRLPTGLQADPRLEQIVSRTYEVGVRWNPSPEQAFNASLYRADNRDDILFLRAPNTQLGYFDNVDRTRYQGADLSWRASSGALRWFAAYSYLDATYRSDGELLSGERTIELHPGMRIAGLPRNTLKLGVEWQALAQLALGADLRAISRRVASGNEDGLVEDPEDGEDAVRHDLSTGGYALVDVHGTWQIADGLSLYLRINNLFDRRYETYAAVAEDLFPDGALARPQDAAVEDGPSRFVAPGAPRQYQVGLRWRF, from the coding sequence ATGGCTAGCAGACAAGGTCGCGGTATTTCGCAGGCGAGCGCGCACGTGCTGGCCGCCGCCATCGTCGTCGCATTGGCCACGGCGCCGGCCGGGGCACAGACCACGGTCAATGCCGACGACGCGCAGATCACCGCGCTGGACCGGGTCGAGGTCACCGCCACGCCGATCCCCGGCACCTTGATCGATGCCGACCACCTGCCGTACACGGTGCAGATCGCCACCGCCGACGACATCGCGCGCAGCCAGGCCGGCAACCTCACCGATTTCCTGCTGCGGCAGATGAACGGCGTGGACACCAACGAGGTGCAGGGCAGTCCGTTCCAGACCGATCTCACCTTCCGCGGCTTCCGCGCCTCGGCGCTGCCGGGCGCCTCGCAGGGCGTGTCGGTGTACCTGGACGGGGTGCGCATGAACGAACCGTTCGCCGACATCGTCAGCTGGGACATGATGCCGGAGGCGGCGATCCGCAGCGTCGTGCTGATGCCCGGCTCCAACCCGCTGTTCGGCCCCAACACGCTGGGCGGCGCGCTGGCGTTCACCACCCAATCGGGCCTGAGCGCGCCGGGCCTGCGCGCGGATCTGTCGTTCGGCAGCGGCGCGCGCAAGCGCCTGGACGCCTCCTACGGCTATGCCGGCCGCGACGGCCTGCATGCCTTCGTCGCGGTCACCGGGTTCGACGAGGACGGCTGGCGCGACGCCTCCGAAGGCCGCCTCGGCACCGTGTTCGCGAAGGGCGGGCGGCAGGGCGAGAACATCGACTGGGACGTGTCGCTGCTGCATGGGCGCAGCCGCCTGATCGGCAACGGCCTGCTGCCCGGCAGCCGCTACACCGACGACGGCATCGAGTCCGGGCTGTACGAGGCCGACCGCGACGCGGTCTACACCTCGCCGGACCTGACCCGCAACCGCAACACCCTGCTGACCGCGCAGCTGGACCACCGCTTCGACACGGACACGTCCCTGCACCTGCTGGCCTATTACCGCGAAGGCCGCCGCGACACGGTCAACGGCGACATCAACGAGGACTACGAGGAATTCGTCGAGGACTGCGCCGACGGCTACGCCGCCGACGGCACCCCGCTGGACGACGACTGCACGGTCTCGCGTGCCGATGCCGACGCCTTGCACAGCGGCGTGCTCAACACCACCCAGATGCGCCAGAGCGCCGAGGGCGTGGCATTGAATTTCAGCCGCCAGGCCGGCGCGCACGCGCTCAGCCTCGGCGCCACCTACGACCGCAACCGGGTGCGCTACCGGCAATACGCACAGGAGGCTTTCGTGGAGGACGACCGCGCCGTCGTCGCCGATCCCGACGAGGAGCGCGCCTTCTTTTCCGGGGTCAGCGGCCGCAGCAGCACGCTGGGCGTGTTCGCCGCCGACACCTGGGAGGTGGGCGAGGCCACCCACGTGACCGGCGCGCTGCGCTGGAACCGGGTCGAGGTCAGCAACGTGCTGTCCACCGCCGAGGACGGCGCGCTGCCGCGCGAGCGCTTCGTGTTCGCCAAGGCCAATCCGTCGCTGGGCATCACCCAGCGCCTGGGCGGCGGCGTCACCGCCTTCGCCTCGGCCTCGCAGAACAGCCGCGCGCCGACCGCGATCGAACTGGGCTGCGCCGATCCGGAACAGCCGTGCCGGCTGCCGACCGGGCTGCAGGCCGACCCGCGCCTGGAGCAGATCGTGTCGCGCACCTACGAAGTCGGCGTGCGCTGGAACCCGTCGCCGGAGCAGGCCTTCAACGCCTCGCTGTACCGCGCCGACAACCGCGACGACATCCTGTTCCTGCGCGCGCCGAACACCCAGCTGGGCTATTTCGACAACGTCGACCGCACCCGCTACCAGGGCGCGGACCTGAGCTGGCGCGCCAGCAGCGGTGCGCTGCGCTGGTTCGCCGCCTACAGCTACCTGGATGCGACCTACCGCAGCGACGGCGAACTGCTGTCCGGCGAGCGCACCATCGAGCTGCATCCGGGCATGCGCATCGCCGGCCTGCCGCGCAACACGCTGAAGCTGGGCGTGGAGTGGCAGGCGCTGGCGCAGCTGGCGCTGGGCGCGGACCTGCGCGCGATCTCGCGGCGCGTGGCCAGCGGCAACGAGGACGGCCTGGTCGAGGATCCCGAGGACGGCGAAGACGCGGTGCGCCACGACCTGTCCACCGGCGGCTACGCGTTGGTCGACGTGCACGGCACCTGGCAGATCGCCGACGGCCTGTCGTTGTACCTGCGCATCAACAACCTGTTCGATCGCCGCTACGAGACCTATGCGGCGGTCGCCGAGGACCTGTTCCCCGACGGCGCGCTGGCGCGCCCGCAGGACGCCGCGGTCGAGGACGGCCCCTCGCGCTTCGTCGCCCCCGGTGCACCGCGGCAATACCAGGTCGGCTTGCGCTGGCGGTTCTAG
- a CDS encoding S-(hydroxymethyl)glutathione dehydrogenase/class III alcohol dehydrogenase produces MKTRAAVAWAANQPLAIEEVDLQPPKAGEVLVRLVASGVCHSDASTLSGADPDAAFPVILGQEGAGVVEEVGIGVSSVRPGDHVIPLYMPECGVCKFCRSGRTNLCQAIRASQDRGLMPDGSSRFSLRGRPILHYMGTSTFAEYTVLPEIAVAKIHPSAPLDKVCLLGCTVTTGIGAVLNTARVRPGDSVAVFGLGGIGLSVVQGAVMARAGRIIVVDINRDKFELARALGATDCLDPKDFGAPVQQVIVDLTDGGADHSFECVGDVRAMRAALECCHKGWGESIILGVAPSAQEISTRPLQLVTGRAWRGSAFGGVKGRSELPAYAERYLAGEIRIDELISETLPLQDINRAFDAIRAGRGIKSVVLY; encoded by the coding sequence ATGAAGACGCGAGCCGCGGTCGCCTGGGCGGCGAACCAGCCGCTGGCCATCGAGGAAGTGGACCTGCAACCGCCCAAGGCCGGCGAGGTGCTGGTGCGCCTGGTCGCCAGCGGCGTCTGCCACAGCGACGCCAGCACCCTGTCCGGCGCCGATCCGGATGCCGCATTCCCGGTGATCCTGGGCCAGGAAGGCGCCGGCGTGGTCGAGGAGGTCGGCATCGGCGTGAGCAGCGTGCGCCCCGGCGACCACGTGATCCCGCTGTACATGCCCGAATGCGGCGTGTGCAAGTTCTGCCGCTCCGGGCGCACCAACCTGTGCCAGGCGATCCGCGCCAGCCAGGACCGCGGGCTGATGCCCGACGGCAGCAGCCGCTTCTCCCTGCGCGGGCGGCCGATCCTGCACTACATGGGCACCAGCACCTTCGCCGAGTACACCGTGCTGCCGGAGATCGCGGTGGCCAAGATCCATCCGTCCGCGCCGCTGGACAAGGTCTGCCTGCTCGGCTGCACGGTCACCACCGGCATCGGCGCGGTGCTCAACACCGCGCGGGTGCGGCCCGGCGACAGCGTGGCGGTGTTCGGGCTCGGCGGCATCGGCCTGTCGGTGGTGCAGGGCGCGGTGATGGCGCGCGCCGGGCGCATCATCGTGGTCGACATCAACCGCGACAAGTTCGAACTGGCGCGCGCGCTGGGCGCCACCGACTGCCTGGACCCGAAGGATTTCGGCGCGCCGGTGCAGCAGGTGATCGTCGATCTCACCGACGGCGGCGCCGACCACAGCTTCGAGTGCGTCGGCGACGTGCGGGCGATGCGTGCGGCGCTGGAGTGCTGCCACAAGGGCTGGGGCGAGAGCATCATCCTGGGCGTGGCGCCGAGCGCGCAGGAGATCAGCACGCGGCCGCTGCAACTGGTCACCGGCCGCGCCTGGCGCGGCAGCGCGTTCGGCGGGGTCAAGGGCCGCAGCGAACTGCCGGCCTACGCCGAGCGCTACCTGGCCGGCGAGATCCGCATCGACGAACTCATCAGCGAGACGCTGCCGCTGCAGGACATCAACCGCGCCTTCGATGCGATCCGCGCGGGCAGGGGCATCAAATCGGTCGTCCTGTACTGA
- a CDS encoding beta-propeller fold lactonase family protein, producing MTAGARRTLRTAAIALLLAVAACQRAPAPAGSADANAAATPSATPAAALAYVPNQRAGTISVIDTGTDSVLRTLSAQGQLGKRLQQLLPGPSGHLYVIDAQGHRLLELDTVQDKVLRSVDIGENAEGIAASPDGRQFAVCVEGQNQVMLIDPASFAIGARIATRGQAPEHCVYSPDGTLLLTSNEGSDDLDVIDLKAGKSTGVIATSGHPRGMAFAPDGNTVYVAQESASVVDVIDLVARRRVASIPAGQRTAGITISRDGSRVYASNGGAGTVSVIDPAARTTLAEIPVGQRPWNPALSPDGKKLYVANGRSNSVSVIDTTTMKEIKQIAVGDMPWGVVIAQ from the coding sequence ATGACCGCAGGCGCGCGACGCACGTTGCGCACCGCTGCGATCGCGCTGCTGCTGGCCGTCGCGGCCTGCCAGCGTGCGCCGGCGCCTGCCGGGAGCGCGGATGCGAACGCCGCCGCGACGCCGTCCGCCACGCCGGCGGCAGCGCTGGCGTACGTGCCCAACCAGCGCGCCGGCACCATCTCGGTGATCGATACCGGTACCGATTCGGTGTTGCGCACGCTGTCCGCGCAGGGCCAGCTCGGCAAGCGCCTGCAGCAATTGCTGCCCGGCCCGTCCGGCCATCTGTACGTGATCGATGCGCAAGGGCACCGGCTGCTGGAACTGGATACGGTGCAGGACAAGGTGCTGCGCAGCGTGGACATCGGCGAGAACGCCGAAGGCATCGCCGCGTCGCCGGACGGCCGCCAGTTCGCGGTGTGCGTGGAAGGGCAGAACCAGGTGATGCTGATCGATCCGGCCAGCTTCGCGATCGGCGCGCGCATCGCCACCCGGGGCCAGGCGCCGGAGCACTGCGTGTACAGCCCCGACGGCACGCTGTTGCTGACCAGCAACGAAGGTTCCGACGATCTGGACGTGATCGACCTGAAGGCGGGCAAATCCACCGGCGTCATCGCCACCAGCGGCCATCCGCGCGGCATGGCCTTCGCCCCGGACGGCAATACCGTGTACGTGGCGCAGGAATCGGCCAGCGTGGTCGACGTGATCGATCTGGTCGCACGCCGGCGCGTGGCCAGCATCCCGGCCGGGCAGCGCACCGCCGGCATCACCATTTCGCGCGACGGCAGCCGCGTCTACGCTTCCAACGGCGGTGCCGGCACGGTCAGCGTGATCGACCCGGCGGCGCGCACCACCCTGGCCGAGATCCCGGTCGGGCAGCGCCCGTGGAATCCGGCGCTCAGCCCCGACGGCAAGAAACTGTACGTGGCCAACGGCCGCTCCAACAGCGTCAGCGTCATCGACACGACCACCATGAAGGAGATCAAGCAGATCGCAGTGGGCGACATGCCCTGGGGTGTGGTCATCGCGCAGTGA
- a CDS encoding cytochrome c: MRNAVVRRSVVPKLLHLSLFALTLALSACGKEAPPSAPAAAPPAAPSAAPAPAAAPSTAPAAPVAAPVAAAPTPPPAAVTPIPKGPPVKVTPELAAEGKKIFLSAGCSACHGGTGGGGMCPPLTNDIWVYGHDDDTLRTLISEGTAGMAAHGKVRIGHEKVVGQMPPFAPVLKDGDTEKLLAFIHSINKTAGAAP; this comes from the coding sequence ATGCGCAATGCCGTCGTCCGCCGCTCCGTCGTGCCGAAGCTGCTGCACCTGTCCCTGTTCGCGTTGACCCTGGCCCTGTCCGCTTGCGGCAAGGAGGCACCGCCTTCCGCCCCCGCCGCCGCCCCGCCTGCCGCTCCGTCGGCGGCACCCGCGCCCGCCGCTGCGCCCAGCACCGCTCCGGCCGCCCCGGTCGCTGCCCCGGTCGCCGCCGCGCCGACCCCGCCGCCGGCCGCGGTCACCCCGATTCCGAAAGGCCCGCCGGTGAAGGTGACCCCGGAGCTCGCCGCCGAAGGCAAGAAGATCTTCCTGTCCGCCGGTTGCAGCGCCTGCCACGGCGGCACCGGTGGCGGCGGCATGTGCCCGCCGCTGACCAACGACATCTGGGTCTACGGCCACGACGACGACACCTTGCGCACGCTGATCAGCGAAGGCACCGCCGGCATGGCCGCGCACGGCAAGGTCCGCATCGGCCACGAGAAGGTGGTCGGGCAGATGCCGCCGTTCGCGCCGGTGCTCAAGGACGGCGACACCGAGAAGCTGCTGGCCTTCATCCATTCGATCAACAAGACCGCAGGCGCGGCTCCATGA
- a CDS encoding quinoprotein dehydrogenase-associated putative ABC transporter substrate-binding protein: MASERRQALVPRRLHQGARAVLLLCSLGLVAAGCTREPSSATARVPEAASTAAAKPAAGTAPAPAPAADAAVLRVCADPGNMPLSNRAGAGFQNKIAQVLAEAMGRRLEYEWRTYYQRGLARSTINAGRCDVLMDMNSDFEMGLPTQPLYRSTYVLVTRKGLALQPASLDDPALKKLKIGVFQSSPARQALFDHGVSGDVQYLFYDSATSPQDHPGKLAERVAAGQLDAAESWGPVAGYYAARGGLGVVPLNVIDDEVLEYSMAWAVSRKNAELRDALNAAMQRSAGKIGAILREYHVPLVACADCIVNGDLRSHGSYDTPADDTATPSAQASSEMLAQVQLRIAGGADPNQELAHALDAGDGVRVAWLLRHGASADRPNLLGEPPLHQAIRNQAPTLVGELLAAGANVESRDGNGWTPLMKAAWGNDAQSSKLLLARRAKVDAVSKDGWTALDLAISYADLELVQALLGAGADVRRSNPAGFTPVMFAVARNDPQMLDALLARGAEADRPNRAGVTPLMLAAAAGREAASRRLLAAGANAATRDADGKTPAALAQQRGDASLAQLLTEAEHRRTQ; the protein is encoded by the coding sequence GTGGCGAGCGAGCGCCGCCAGGCGCTCGTCCCGCGGCGCCTGCACCAGGGCGCGCGCGCCGTGTTGCTGCTTTGCAGCCTCGGACTCGTCGCCGCAGGTTGCACGCGCGAGCCGTCGTCCGCGACGGCTCGCGTTCCTGAGGCAGCCTCCACCGCGGCCGCCAAACCAGCGGCGGGCACCGCGCCCGCCCCCGCGCCTGCCGCCGATGCGGCGGTGCTGCGGGTCTGTGCCGACCCGGGCAACATGCCGTTGTCCAATCGCGCCGGCGCAGGCTTCCAGAACAAGATCGCGCAGGTCCTCGCCGAGGCGATGGGCCGGCGCCTGGAATACGAATGGCGCACCTACTACCAACGTGGGTTGGCGCGCAGCACGATCAACGCCGGGCGTTGCGACGTGCTGATGGACATGAACAGCGATTTCGAGATGGGCCTGCCCACGCAACCGCTGTACCGCTCCACCTACGTGCTGGTGACCCGCAAGGGCCTGGCCTTGCAGCCGGCCTCGCTGGACGATCCGGCACTGAAGAAACTGAAGATCGGCGTGTTCCAGAGTTCGCCGGCGCGGCAGGCGCTGTTCGACCACGGCGTGTCCGGCGATGTGCAATACCTGTTCTACGACTCGGCGACCTCGCCGCAGGATCACCCGGGCAAACTGGCCGAGCGCGTCGCCGCCGGGCAGCTCGACGCCGCCGAATCCTGGGGCCCGGTCGCCGGCTACTACGCCGCGCGCGGCGGCCTGGGCGTGGTGCCGCTGAACGTCATCGATGACGAAGTGCTGGAGTATTCGATGGCGTGGGCGGTGTCGCGCAAGAACGCCGAGCTGCGCGATGCGCTGAACGCGGCGATGCAGCGCAGCGCCGGCAAGATCGGCGCGATCCTGCGCGAATACCACGTGCCGCTGGTGGCCTGCGCCGACTGCATCGTCAACGGCGATCTGCGCTCGCACGGCAGTTACGACACGCCCGCCGACGACACCGCCACGCCGAGCGCGCAGGCCTCGTCGGAGATGCTGGCGCAAGTGCAGCTGCGCATCGCCGGCGGTGCCGATCCCAACCAGGAGCTGGCGCATGCGCTCGATGCCGGCGATGGCGTGCGCGTGGCCTGGCTGCTGCGTCACGGCGCCAGCGCCGACCGGCCCAACCTGCTGGGCGAGCCGCCGCTGCACCAGGCGATCCGCAACCAGGCGCCGACCCTGGTCGGCGAGTTGCTGGCCGCCGGCGCCAATGTGGAAAGCCGCGACGGCAACGGCTGGACGCCGTTGATGAAGGCGGCCTGGGGCAACGACGCGCAGAGCAGCAAGCTGCTGCTGGCGCGCCGGGCCAAGGTCGATGCGGTGTCCAAGGACGGCTGGACCGCGCTGGACCTGGCGATCTCCTATGCCGATCTCGAACTGGTGCAGGCGCTGCTCGGCGCCGGTGCCGACGTGCGCCGCAGCAACCCGGCCGGCTTCACCCCGGTGATGTTCGCGGTGGCGCGCAACGATCCGCAGATGCTGGATGCCTTGCTGGCGCGCGGTGCCGAGGCCGACCGGCCCAACCGCGCCGGCGTCACCCCGCTGATGCTGGCCGCCGCGGCCGGCCGCGAGGCCGCCAGCCGCCGCCTGCTCGCCGCCGGCGCCAACGCGGCCACCCGCGACGCCGACGGCAAGACGCCGGCGGCGCTGGCGCAACAGCGCGGCGATGCGTCGCTGGCGCAACTGCTGACGGAGGCCGAACACCGACGCACGCAATGA
- a CDS encoding methanol/ethanol family PQQ-dependent dehydrogenase: MHSHPCRTRAWTLLALATALVLAGCKKHEDAAAPAAPVAAQQPAPAAPAAVADTDSEFATTASNPDNWGGIGRDFGLNRHSPLAEINRDNVKNLKMSWEMKTDATRGHEGQPLVIGSIMYMVSAYPNNVFAIDLAAQDDGGKVLWKYTPQQDERSVAVACCDTVNRGASYADGKLVFGSLSGDVIALDAKTGKEVWKQKLAYPEKGETITMAPIIADGKVVAGISGNEFGVRGRVAAYALADGKQAWSCEATGTDKDICLGADFNKANPQHGQLGDLGVKTFPEEGWKRGGGAAWGWYSYDPKLKLLYYGTGNPGLWSPSYRCGKTTQKECDTGEYDNKWSMTLFARKIETGEAVWGYQKTPFDQWDYDGINEPILVDLTIDGKQVPSVVQFDRNGFAYVLDRRDGTLLRANKFVPANWAESIDMKTGRPIKVAAHSPLERGKKVEAFPSAMGGKDQQPCSVDPANSAVFFCGTNNWHMELEPQERGNTMMGLPYVFANVMMKPNEPGALGIVKAFDVVEGKSKWEIKEKFPVWSGTLVTDGGLVFYGTLDGWFRAVDKDTGKKLWETKLPSGIIGNPIAYKANGHQYVAVFSGIGGWIGLPVAGGLDPGDPYGALGAAGLAFSNGFDKIPLGGMVHTFRIDGAGKTVTASATATAAAGGAPAAAAKTAR; the protein is encoded by the coding sequence ATGCACAGTCATCCATGTCGTACCCGTGCCTGGACGCTGCTCGCGCTGGCAACCGCGCTGGTGCTGGCAGGTTGCAAGAAGCACGAAGACGCCGCCGCGCCGGCCGCACCCGTTGCCGCGCAGCAACCGGCTCCTGCCGCACCGGCGGCGGTGGCCGACACCGACAGCGAATTCGCCACCACCGCCAGCAATCCCGACAACTGGGGCGGCATCGGCCGCGACTTCGGCCTGAACCGGCACAGCCCGCTGGCCGAGATCAATCGCGACAACGTCAAGAACCTGAAGATGTCGTGGGAAATGAAGACCGACGCCACCCGCGGCCACGAAGGCCAGCCGCTGGTGATCGGCAGCATCATGTACATGGTCAGCGCGTATCCGAACAACGTGTTCGCGATCGACCTGGCGGCGCAGGACGACGGCGGCAAGGTGCTGTGGAAATACACCCCGCAGCAGGACGAGCGCTCGGTGGCGGTGGCGTGCTGCGACACGGTCAACCGCGGCGCGTCCTACGCCGACGGCAAGCTGGTGTTCGGCAGCCTCAGCGGCGACGTGATCGCGCTCGATGCCAAGACCGGCAAGGAAGTGTGGAAGCAGAAGCTCGCCTATCCGGAAAAGGGCGAGACCATCACCATGGCGCCGATCATCGCCGACGGCAAGGTCGTCGCCGGCATCAGCGGCAACGAGTTCGGCGTGCGCGGCCGCGTCGCCGCGTATGCGCTGGCCGACGGCAAGCAGGCCTGGTCGTGCGAGGCCACCGGCACCGACAAGGACATCTGCCTGGGTGCGGATTTCAACAAGGCCAATCCGCAGCACGGCCAGCTCGGCGACCTGGGCGTGAAGACCTTCCCCGAGGAAGGCTGGAAGCGCGGCGGCGGTGCGGCGTGGGGCTGGTACAGCTACGACCCGAAACTGAAACTGCTCTACTACGGCACCGGCAACCCCGGCCTGTGGAGCCCGTCGTACCGCTGCGGCAAGACCACGCAGAAGGAATGCGATACCGGCGAATACGACAACAAGTGGTCGATGACCCTGTTCGCGCGCAAGATCGAGACCGGCGAAGCGGTGTGGGGCTACCAGAAGACGCCGTTCGACCAGTGGGACTACGACGGCATCAACGAGCCGATCCTGGTCGACCTGACCATCGACGGCAAGCAGGTGCCCTCCGTGGTGCAGTTCGACCGCAACGGCTTCGCCTATGTGCTCGACCGCCGCGACGGCACCCTGCTGCGCGCAAACAAGTTCGTGCCGGCCAACTGGGCCGAGAGCATCGACATGAAGACCGGCCGCCCGATCAAGGTCGCCGCGCATTCGCCGCTGGAGCGCGGCAAGAAGGTCGAGGCGTTCCCGTCGGCGATGGGCGGCAAGGACCAGCAGCCGTGCTCGGTGGATCCGGCCAATTCGGCGGTGTTCTTCTGCGGCACCAACAACTGGCACATGGAACTGGAGCCGCAGGAACGCGGCAACACCATGATGGGCCTGCCGTACGTGTTCGCCAACGTGATGATGAAGCCGAACGAGCCCGGCGCGCTGGGCATCGTCAAGGCGTTCGACGTGGTCGAAGGCAAGTCCAAGTGGGAGATCAAGGAGAAGTTCCCGGTGTGGAGCGGCACCCTGGTCACCGACGGCGGGCTGGTGTTCTACGGCACGCTCGACGGCTGGTTCCGCGCGGTGGACAAGGACACCGGCAAGAAGCTGTGGGAGACCAAGCTGCCCTCGGGCATCATCGGCAACCCGATCGCCTACAAGGCCAACGGCCACCAGTACGTGGCGGTGTTCTCCGGCATCGGCGGCTGGATCGGCCTGCCGGTCGCCGGCGGCCTGGATCCGGGCGATCCGTACGGCGCGCTGGGTGCGGCGGGTCTGGCCTTCAGCAACGGCTTCGACAAGATCCCGTTGGGCGGCATGGTGCATACCTTCCGCATCGACGGCGCCGGCAAGACCGTCACCGCCAGCGCAACCGCCACCGCTGCGGCCGGTGGCGCACCGGCCGCAGCGGCGAAGACCGCACGATGA
- a CDS encoding HAD family hydrolase yields the protein MGLSATAPGARLRQVRHWVFDMDGTLTRAVHDFALIRRELQIPQQADILQHLAALPPQQAAAKHAWLLEHERALALGAVAAPGAQALLRTLHAAGCRLAVLTRNAQELARLTLREIGVEHLFDDASILGRDEAPPKPHPGGLQHLAAQWGVAPHALAMLGDHAYDLQCGRHAGATTVLLHTHNPWPALADLHFADCAALLAWWQDVAA from the coding sequence ATGGGACTGAGCGCCACGGCACCCGGCGCGCGCCTGCGCCAGGTGCGGCACTGGGTGTTCGACATGGACGGCACGCTGACCCGCGCCGTGCACGATTTCGCGCTGATCCGCCGCGAACTGCAGATCCCGCAGCAGGCCGACATCCTGCAGCACCTGGCCGCGCTGCCGCCGCAGCAGGCTGCAGCCAAGCACGCCTGGCTGCTCGAGCACGAACGTGCACTCGCGTTGGGGGCGGTCGCCGCACCCGGCGCGCAGGCGCTGCTGCGCACGCTGCACGCGGCCGGTTGCCGGCTGGCGGTGCTGACCCGCAATGCGCAGGAACTGGCGCGGCTGACCCTGCGCGAGATCGGGGTCGAGCACCTGTTCGACGATGCCAGCATCCTCGGCCGCGACGAGGCCCCACCCAAGCCGCATCCCGGCGGCCTGCAGCACCTGGCCGCACAGTGGGGCGTGGCGCCGCACGCGCTGGCGATGCTCGGCGACCACGCATACGACCTGCAGTGCGGGCGCCACGCCGGCGCGACGACGGTACTGCTGCACACGCACAACCCGTGGCCGGCGCTGGCCGACCTGCACTTCGCCGACTGCGCCGCACTGCTGGCGTGGTGGCAGGACGTCGCCGCGTAA